The Streptomyces sp. NBC_00435 nucleotide sequence CGCGACGAGCTCCTCGCCCTCCAGGTCGCTCAGGGAGGGGAAGGGCCGCAGCACGTGGGGCGCGGCGCTGCCGGAGAGCAGCAGCGCGCGCGGCCCCGGCAGCCCCCGCTCGCGCAGGGCGTGGGCGGTCTCGAAGGCGACCAGCGCACCCAGACTGTGCCCGAACAGGACGTACGGTCCCGTGAAGCCGAGCCCGGAGACCACGGCGTCCACCAGTTCCGGCATGTCCGTGAACGGGGACTCGGCGAGCCTGCTGCCGCGCCCGGGAAGCTGGACGCCCCACACCTCGGTGCCGGGCAGCCGGTCCGACCAGCGCATGTACTCGCCGGGCGAGCCGCCGCTGTGCGGGAAGCAGTACATCCTCAGGGCGGCGGAGTCGTCGCGGGCACGGCACAGTGCCCAACGCGGTCGGGGTGCGGTCACGATGCCTTCTCCAACTGCTCATTCACGAGCGCGGCGAGTGCGGAAACGGTCGGTGCCTGGAACACCATGCGTACGGTGATCTGCGCGCCCGTGGAGGCCCGGACGAGGGCGCAGTACTGGCTGGCGACGAGCGAATCCCCGCCGTAGTCGAAGAAGTTGTCGTGCCGGCCCACCCGGTCCAGGCCCAGGACCTGCGCGAACGCCGCTGTGAGGCTCTCCTCCGTGAAGTCGGCGGGCGCTTCGTACTCCTCGCCCAACTCCGGGCGGGCGTATTCGGGCGGACCGGCGTCCGGGATCCCGGCACCGACCGCCGTTCCCGTACCGGCCGTGGTCCCGGTGGCGGCCCAGGTCTCGCGATCGGCCGTGGCCGCCGGATCGGTCACGAGGGGACCCGCGTACGCGGCCTCCCACGCGTACGGGTCGACGGCGAGCCGGAAGCGCTGCCGCTCGAAGGGGTACGTCGGCAGGGGGACCCTGCGACGCCGTTCCCCGGAGTGGACGGCCTCCCAGTCGACGACCGCGCCCGCCTGCCAGATCCGGCCCAGGGCCGTCAGCATGGCGGTTCCGCTGTCCGTGGTGTCGATCGCGTGCGGCAGACTCGGCGCGATGGGACGCCCGGCGGCGCAGGACGGATGGCGGCGGGCGAGTGTACCGAGGGTGCGGCCGGGCCCGACCTCCAGCAGGATCTCCTCGCCCATCGCGAACAGTGTCCGCAGGGCCTCGTCGAACCGGACGGTGTGTCGCAGGTGCTGCGCCCAGTAGGACGGGGAGCACGCCTCCTCCGCGGTGACGAGCCGGCCCGTGCGGTCCGAGATCCAGGGGACCGCGGGCGGCCGCAGGTTCACCGAGGCCACGTACTTCTCGAAGGCGGGCAGCGCCGGATCCACCAGTGCGGAGTGCGCGGCGGCGCTGATGTGCAGGAGCTGTGCGTCGACGCCCTCTCCCGTCAGGCGCCGGCGCACCTCCTCCACCCCCGCGGCCGTTCCCGTCACCACGCACTGCCGCGGCCCGTTGACCGCCGCGACGGACACCTCCTCGACCAGCAGCGCGGCCAGGTCCCGCTCGGACAGCGGAACGGCGAGCATCGAGCCGCTCGGCAGCTCGGAGAGGATCCGGCTGCGCTCCAGGACCAGCCGCACCGCGTCCGGCAGATCGAACACCCCGGCCACCGTGGCCGCGGCGTAGGCGCCCAGGCTGTGCCCCAGCACGACGCGGGGCGTCACACCCCACGCCTCCCACAGCTGGGCCAGGGCGTACTGGACGGAGAACAGCACGGCCTGGCTGAGCCGCATCCCCTTGAGCCGCTCGGCGGCCGCGGCCTCCTGCCCGTCGGGCGGGTACAGCACCGACCGGATGTCCTCACCGAGCGTGGGCCCGGCCAGCGCCGCACACTGGTCCAACGCCTCCCGGAACACCGGCTCGTGGAGGTAGAGCTCCCGTGCCATGCCGACGTGCTGGCCGCCCTGGCCGGGGAAGAGGAAGGCCACCCGGGCCGGCTGGTCCCGGACGTGGCCGGTGAGGAAGCTCCCCGGATCGGCCGAGAGCAGGGCCCGGCGGGCGCCGCCGCGGTCCGAGGCGACCACGAAGCCGCGGTGCGGGAGCTCCGCCCGCCCGGTCTGGAGGGTCCAGGCGGTGTCGTCGAGGGGCGCGTCACCTTCCAGGGCCTCGCCCAGGCGGCCGGCCGAGGCCGCGAGCGCCGTCGCGCTGCGGGCCGAGACCGGCAGCAGCTGGTACGGACGTCCGGGACGGTGCGCCGGCGGTCGGGGTGCCTCCTCCAGGACGACATGGGCGTTGGTCCCGCCGAGGCCGAGGGAGTTCACGCCCGCCCGCCGGGGGTGCGCCCCGCGCGGCCAGGGCCGGGCGACGGCCCTGATGTCGAACGGGGTTTTCTCGAGGTGTAGTTCGGGATTGGGGTCCTTGAAGTGGACTGTTCCCGGCAGGAGTTCCTCGCGCAGCGCGAGCACGGTCTTGATGAGGCCGATGACCCCCGAAGCGGCGTCGGTGTGCCCGATGTTGCTCTTGACCGAGCCCAGGACCACTGATGCCGTCGGCAGTCCGGAGCCGAACGCCTTGGCCAGTGCCCTGACCTCGATGGGGTCGCCCACCGGCGTTCCCGTGCCGTGCGCCTCGACGTAGCCGATGCTCTCCGGCCCGACCCCGGCGACGAGCAGCGCCGCCTCGACGGCGGCGGCCTGGCCGTCGATGCTGGGCGTGGTGAATCCGGCCTTCCGCGCGCCGTCGTTGTTCACCGCCGAGCCGCGGACGAGGGCGTGGATCTGGTCCCCGTCCCGCAGGGCGTCCTCCAGCCGCTTGAGGAGGACGACCCCGGCCCCGTCGCTGGAGACGGTGCCGGACGACGCCGCGTCGAAGGACCGGCAGTGGCCGTCCCGGGCCAGCAGTCCGTCACCGAGGTCCTCGTCCACCGGATGCGGCACCCGCAGGGTGACGCCGCCCGCGAGAGCGAGGTCGCACTCCCCGGCCAGCAGTCCCTGCCCCGCGATGTGGACGGCCACCAGCGAGGTCGAGCAGGCGGTCTGCACGGTCAGGGCCGGGCCCGTGAGCCCGAGCTTGTAGGCGACCCTGCTGGTGAGGAAGTCCGCTCCGCTGCCCAGCCGCAGCTGCCACTCGCCGACCCCGGGGAACATGGACCGGTTCGCCAGCAGCGCGGAGAAGTGCCCGGTGTCGCCGCAGCCCCCGTAGACGCCGACCACCCCCGGACAGCGCGCGGGGTCGTACCCCCCGTGCTCCAGGGCTTCCCAGGCGCACTCCAGGAACACCCGGTGCTGCGGGTCCAGGAGCAGTGCCTCACGGGGGGAGTAGCCGAAGAAGGAGGCGTCGAACTCGTCCCCGCCGGCCACCACCCCGTACGCCGAGGCGTCGCCGGTGTCCGGATCGACCCTCGTCCGCGTGACCGACTCCTCGCCCCGGGCCACACCCCGCCAGAACCCGGCGAGATCCGCCGAGCCGGGGAAGCGTCCCGCCATGCCGACGACGGCCAGCAGGCCGCAGATGTCACCGGCGTCCGTATCCCCGTCGCCCACCGGCGACTCGTCCGGGCCCTTCGGGCCGGCGTCCACTGCTGTGACCGTCATGCGATGCTCTCCGTCTCCGCCGTGTCGGCGTCGCTGTCGTCTTCGGACGCCCCGGGCTCGTCACGCAGCGTGCGGACCGGGGAGAAGAGCGCGGGCAGGACGGACAGGGCGCACACGGCCGCCGCCGCCCACAGCACCCCGCGCAGTCCGAGGGGGGAGATGAGCAGGCCGCCCAGCGCGGCGCCCAGGGGAACCGATCCCCACGAGACGAAGCGCAGCGTCGCGTACATCCGGCTCAGCAGGGTCTCGGGAGTCGCCTTCTGGCAGATCGTCACCTGCAGGACGTTGAAGACGACCACGCCGAGGTAGACGACGAACAGTCCGGCGGTGAACCCGATCGCACCAGTGGCCAGCGGAAGCATCGCGGCGCCGGCGCTGAACACCACGATGCTCGCCACCACGGTGCGGCCGGAGCCGATCCGGTCGGCCACCGGGCCGCAGATCACGGCCCCGAGCAGTCCGCCCGCACTGCCGATGCCCAGCGCCAGGCCGATGACGCCCGAGCCGAGGCCGAGGGTCTGCGCGGCGTAGGGAACCTGGAGGGCGAGCACGGCGGCGAAGGCGAGGTCGGCCGCCAGGGCGCACAGGGCCAGGGGACGGACCAGCGGGTGGGTGAACACGAAGCGGAGTCCCACGGCCACCTCCTTGCGCAGGCTCATCTGCTCGATGGGCTCCGGGGGAGCGCTGTTGCCGCGGATCCTCCAGACCATCACCGCGGAGGCCATGTAGGAGAGCGAGTCGACCGCGATGGCCACCGGGGCCGCGAAGATCTGCACCAGGAAGCCACCGACGCCCGGACCGGCGAGCTGAGCCACCGAACGGGAGCCCTCCAGCTTGGCGTTGCCGTCGGCGAGCTCCTCCTCCTCGACGAGCGCGGGAAGGTAGGACTGCTGGGCCACGTCGAAGAAGAGCGTGCCGAGTCCGATGACGAAGGCGACCACGAACAGCAGCCCGAGGGTCAGCACGTCGAGCGCGTAGGCCACGGGAACGGCCGCCATGGCGACGGCGCGTGCCAGGTCCGAGACGATCAGCACGGCCTTGCGGGGCAGCCGCTCGACCCAGGCCCCGGCCGGCAGGCCGAGCAGCAGGGACGGCAGGAACTCCACCGAGGCGAGCATGCTCACCTCGGTGGCCGAGGCGCCCAGGATCACGAGGGCCACCAGGGGGAAGGCCAGCACGCTGATGTGCGTGCCGACCAGGCTCACGGAGTGGGACAGCCAGAGATTGCGGAAATCGGCCGCCCGCCACAGGCTCTGATTCTGCTTCTGCTTCACGTCAGTTCCCCGCCATCTCACGGAGCGTCCTGGGCCGCAGGTCGGTCCATTCCCGGCCGATGAAGGCGAGACACGACTCCTTGGATCCGGTGACTCCCTGGTCGTACCACCCACTGGGCAGGGCCCGGTCGGCCGGCCAGATCGAGTACTGCTCTTCGTCGTTTCGGACCACGGTGAAACGTCGTTCTGTCGTGGGGCTGGGCACGTGAAGCCCTTTCTGGTGCGTCAGTGTGGACAGTCGTGGAGCTGCGCGGGGTGCCTCGTGCGCGTCGGCACGCCGGTCGGCGCGCCGGTCAGCGCGCCGCCGTGCGAGCTGGTGGGAGAGCCGGTCAGCGGGCGGTGCGCCGCCGCTGGTTCAGCCGGGCGCGCCCGGCCCGTAGCCGGGACTCCGCCTGCGGGTCCGCGGGCGGGGTGGGTCCGCAGGGCCGGTCCTCGTCGGAGAGGTGTCCCGCCAGCGCCGCGATCGTGGGGTGCTCGTAGAGCGTGACCAGCGGCAGCCGGCGCCCCAGCCGCTCGTTCAGCCGGGCGTGGACCGTGGTGAGCGTGAACGAAGTCCCGCCCAGGTCGAAGAAGTTGTCGCGGACGCCGACCCGGCCGATGTCCAGCACGTCCTGCCAGATGACGGAAAGGACCCGTTCCATATCGGTCTCCGCCGGTCCGCCGGCGGAAGGCCCCGGGAGGGTGGGCACGGCCTGCCGTGGTTCGGGCAGGGCCGAACGGTCGACCTTCCCGCTCCTCGACAGCGGCAGGGCGGCCAGCGGGACCAGCACGCCGGGCACCAGATGGGCGGGGAGCAGCGCCGTCAGGTGGGCGCGCAGATCGCCGGGCACCACCCCGGCGCGCGTGACGACGTACCCGGCCAGCCTGGGCGTACCGTCGGCGCCGGTCCGGGCCGCGACGGCGGCCTGGACCACGTCGGGGTGTGTGCACATGGCCGCTTCCACCTCGCCGGGCTCGATGCGGTAGCCGCGTACCTTGAGCTGCTCGTCGATCCGGCCGAGCACCTCGATGACGCCGTCCGCGCGCCGCCGCGCACGGTCCCCGGTGCGGTGCATCCGGGCGCCGGAGACGAAGGGGTCGGGCAGGAAGCGCTCCGCGGTCAGGCCCGGGCGTCCGAGATAACCGCGGGCCAGTGCCGCACCGCCGATGAAGAGCTCGCCGGGGACACCAGGGGGAAGCTGCTGGAGGTCCTCGTCGAGGACGTACGCCCGCACGCCGCGCAGCGGGACGCCGACCGGTACCGGCGCGCCGTCGTAGTCCCAGCCCGTGTCGTGGGTCAGCGCGGTGATGGTGGTCTCCGTCAGCCCGTAGGCGTTGACGACGGGCACCTGCGTACGACGGGTCCAGGCGGCCAGCGCCGCGGGATCCACGGGTTCGCTGCCGACGACCAGGAGTCGCAGGGTGCCCGGCACGAGGTCGTCGCCGGCCGGTATCGCCGCGGCCCACCGCTGCCAGTAGCTGGCGGGCAGGTTGGCCACCGTGACGCCCAGGGAGTCCAGCAGGGCGGACATCCGCTCGGCGGGCGGGGGATCGGTGCACAGCACGGCGCAGGCGCCTGCCGCCCAGGTGGGGAAGAGCTCCTCGGCCGCCACGTCGAAGGCGGCGTTCGCGAACTGCAGGACCCGGTCGTCCGGGCGCATCCCGAACCGCTCGTCGATGGCCCGGGCGTGGTTGGCCAGAGCGCTGTGCGGCACGCCCACGCCCTTGGGTTCACCGGTCGATCCCGAGGTGAAGATGACGTACGCGAGGGCGTCGGGATGGACCCGGTGCGGCTCGGCCGGGTCGCCACGGCCGGCCGCTTCGCAACGCTCGCCCGGCTCGCCCCGCTCTCCCGGCACCTTGTCCGCGGCCCCGGCCCCTGCCCCGGCCCCGGCTCCGGCTCCGGCCCCGGCTCCGGCTCCGGTGAGCCGCTCGACGGGAACGGTCCGTACCCCGAGGGCCGCCAGACGGGGCGCTGATTCCCCACTGGTGACGACATGGGCCGCACCGGCGGAGCGGAGGATCCCGGCGAGGTGCGCGGCCGGGTGCGTGAGGTCCAGCGGGAGGTAGGCCGCGCCGCACTTGAGGATGCCGAGCATCGCCGTGGGGAGCTCGGTGCCGCGGGGCAGCAGGATGCCGACCACGTCGCCCGGCGTCACGTCCGCCTCCACCAGCCGGCGGGCCATGGCCCCGGCCCGCGCGTCGAGTTCGGCGTAGCTCACCTCGTGGCCGTCGAGGCTGAGGGCGGGATCGGCCGGCCGCGTCCGGGCCTGACGCTCCACCCACTCGTGGACCGGCGGACCCGGTGTCGCCAGGTACTCGGCCCCGGCCGGATTCCAGACCTCCGCGGCCTGGCGCGTCTCCTCGTCGGTGAGCAGGGGCAGCCGGTGCAGGGGCAGGGAGGGGTCGGCGACCGCGGCCGCGAGCATCGCGCGGAACCTCTCGGCGAGCCGGGTGACGGTCTGCGGCTCGAACAGGTCCGTGTCGTAGGTGACGCAGAAGTCGAAGTCGCCGCTGCCGTCGGGAGCCTGCAGGATCATGACGTCCAGGTCGAACTTCGCGGCGTCCGGCAGGATCGGCAGCAGTCTGGCCCCGAGGCCACCGAACCGGGGCCGGGCCAGCGGCGACGCCTCGAACGTGAGGACGGTCTGGACGAGGGGTGTGGTACCGGGATCCCGGTCGACGCGCAGCTTCTCCACCAGAGCGTCGAAGGGCACGCCGGCGTGTGACATGGCCCCGAGGGTCGAGGTCCGCACGCGTCTGAGGAGCCCGGTGAAGGGCGGGTCGCCGTCGAGGCTGACGCGTAAGGGGACGGTGTTGACGAAGAAGCCGATCAGCGGCTCGAGTTCGGCACGGTCGCGGCCCGCGACCGGTGTACCGATCAGGAGGTCGCGCGATCCGGAGAGTCGGCCGAGCAGGGCCGAGTACACCGCGGTCATCACCATGAAGGGAGTGACCCGCTCCTGACGCGCGAGGGCTCCGGCGGCCGTGACGAGCCCGCCGGGCAGCCGGAGCGTGTGCGTGGCTCCCCGCCCCCGGCGTACCGGGGGCCGGGGCCGGTCCGTGGGCAGGGCGAGGACGGTGGGAGCGCCTGCCAGTTGCTCGCGCCACCACTCCAGACCCTCCGGTCCGTCGGGGGAGGCCTGCCGCTCCAGCACGTGGTCGACGAACTGACCGGTCAGCGGGGGAAGAACGGCTCCGGGCCCCTCGTAGTACGCGGAGAGCTCCTCGAAGAGGATGTGCAGGGACGGGCCGTCGCAGACCATGTGGTGCAGGGAGATCCCGAGGATGCTCTCCTCGTCGGTGAGCCGCACCAGTACGGTCCGCAACAGTGGACCCGCCGCCAGGTCGAAGGGCTCCTCCACGAGGGCCCGTACCGCCTGCCAGGCCGTCTCGTCACGGGCCGGGGACGTGTTCGCCCGCAGGTCCAGGACTTCCATCGGTACGTCGGCGGCCGGGAGGACCCGCTGGTACGGGTCGCCGCCCGCACGCTGCGGAAAGACGGTGCGGAGCACCTCGTGCCGTTCGACCACGAGGGACAGCGCGTGTGTCAGGGCGGTTACGTCGAGGTCGCCGGTGAGCTTCACGGCCACGGGGACGTTGTAGAGGGAGCCGGCCGGGTGGAGCTGGTCGAGAAGCCACAGGGCACGTTGAGCGGAGGAAAGCGGAGGCTGGTCCGGCCGGGTGGGCCGCGCGGCGGCAGGCGCCGAGTATGCGCCAACCGTCCGTATTCGCAGAGGAAGTGCCGAGGTGTCGTCGGCTGAGCGGGAAGCCATGTTCTGTATCCAAAGGCAGTTCCGCCTGCTGCGCTAAACATTTAGCCTTGGCCGAATGTTGCACCTGCGCTTCGATGCCGACGATCTCGCATCCGTCAGGTTCGCCTGCTCACCCCTGCAGGAAGCCGTCATGAGTCTCTGGGTCTGGCAGAACCCGGTTAAATACGTCATTCACCAGCCAATGGTCCATTTATCGGCCCATCATCTGACTTCGCTGGACTGGGGCTTGCTGCAGGCGCTCGTCGGACCTGGAGGCTTCATTCCGGACTTTATCACTCCGTATCCAACGGCCCCGCGTCCGGATATCTACGACGAACTCGCCGTGGTGCGTGCGATGGACCGGGGGGTCGTGATCCGGGATCTCATCAGCGCGGCGAACGGCCGCCGGCTCCATCCCCGACTGGAATCCGTCCACCGGGACCCTTTGGGGCTGCTCGGTGAGATCGCCGAGGCCCTGCGGGTCTACTGGGACCGAGTTCTGGCCCCTCACTGGCCGCGACTTCTCGCCATACTCGAAGGGGACGTCCGCTACCGGGCCAGCAAGCTGGCGGACGAGGGCGCCCAGGGCCTGTTCCGGGACATCGACCGCGGACTGAGCTGGGGCAACGGGGCGCTCAGCCTGGACGAGCCCGGGCTGGAGGCCGACATCGCCGTCCGGGGCAGGGGACTGACCTTCACGCCGTCGCTGTTCTGCAACCGGGCCGTGAGTCTGGTCGACCACCTGCAGCCGCCCCGCCTCTTCTACCCCGCCCGCGGCAGGGGCACCGCCTGGGGCGCCAACCCCGCGGCCGGCCGGCGCGCGGTGGCCGACCTGGTCGGAAGGACCCGGGCGCAACTCCTGGAAGTGCTCAGCGAACCCCTGAGCACGACGGAACTCGCCCGCCGCCTCGGCCTCAGCCAGGGCGCGGTGAGCCAGCACCTGGGCATCCTGCACCGCGCCGGACTGCTGGACCGGGCGCGGCAGGGGCACGCCATCCTGTACTCCCGCAGTGTTCTGGGGGACCGGCTCATGGCATGAAAGGGAAACCGGCGAAGATCACTCGAAAGGGTTGTCCCGCCCGCCGCCATCGGATACCAATGTTCACGTGATACGAGGAAATAAAACCGGGCTACGGGCCCGGCACGAAGAGGACATCCCGGTTCTGCAGTCCGAGCTGTACGACGACGTGAAGACCCAGGCGAGTGCCGACTCGGCACCATGGCGCCCCATTTCCCCCGGGTCGAAGGACTCCCCGTACGCGGTAGGCCAGGGGTCGGACGAAATCGCCTACTTCTCGGTGGTCGAGCTGGCCACCCAGGAACTGGCAGGTGAGGCGCTGCTCTGGGGGATCGACACCTACAACAGGAGAGCGCACATCGGCATCTCCCTGCTCCCCGCATTCCGCTCCAGAGGGTACGGTCTCGATGTTCTCGGGACGCTGTGCGAATACGGCTTCGCCGTGCGGGGTCTTCACCGGCTGCAGATCGAGACTTCCGGGGACAACATCGGGATGATCAAGGTGGCGGAAAAGGCCGGATTCGTCGTCGAAGGAAGGCTCCGGCTTTCCGCGTGGGAATACGGGACCTTCGCGGACCAAGTCGTACTCGGCCTCCTCCACGGCGAATGGAAGACCTCGGGCTGAGGGGGGCGTGGCGGCCCGCGGGGCGGAGGAAGGGGGAGGACGACGCCCCCGGGGCCCTGGCGTCTCGCCGTTCCGGCCCCCGACCGGCCCGCACGATGTCCCGGGCGGGCCGGCCTGGTCGCAACTGGGACGGCCCTGGGGCTTGTCGTCAAACTCCGGTCTGCCGCGCGGGCGGCGACGGGAGTTCGACGACAGGCCCTAGGCGGATCCGCGTCGCATGGCCCGGCGGATTCCGTACAGGACCACGAGCAGCACGATCACGATGACCACGCCGATCAGGAGCTTCTTGAAGAACCCGCCCTTCTTCTTGCTCTTCTTCTTGCCCTTCTTGTTCCCGGTGGTCGCCTGGGCCCGGGACGACGTCGGCGCGTGGACGCCGGTCACCACGCCGGCGCCGGCGGAGAGGCCGCCGTGCGAGAGCGTCGCCGCGGCGGGAGCCTGCCGGACGACCGGTGCGGCCGCCGAGGCGGTCGCGGCGGGGCCGAGCAGGAGCCCGGCGACGACGAAGAGCGGTACGAGTGCCGATGCCGTCACCGCGCGGGGGTGCTTCCTGGAAATGCTGTGCTGTGTCACTGTCTCCCCTGTTCTCCGATGCCCCGGCCGGGCCCGGTGGAATCCGGACAGTCGGGGCCTTGGAGCATCGTCGGGGAGTTCGACCGCCCCGGCAAGGAGGTGCACCGGGGCGCACGGCGCGGGGTGCTCCTGATGGAACGGCGTTCCGCCACTCCTCTGCTATGGAACGCCGATCCAGCCGTGTCAGGATGCAGCCATGGCGACCAGGGTGAAGCGGACTGAACGACGCGCGGACGCACTCTCGAAGAGGCGGATCGTCGAGGCCGCGATCGAGATCCTCGACGCCGACGGCGAGAGCGCCCTGACCTTCCGCGCCCTCGCGGCGCGCCTGGCGACGGGCAGCGGGGCCATCTACCACCATGTCGCCGACAAGGACGATCTGCTCGCGGCGGCCACCGACGAGGTCATCGGCCGCGTCATGACCGGCGTGCCGAGCGGTGCGGGGCCGGAATCCGGGCCGGAGTCCGGGTCGGGATCGGCTCCGGATCCGCGGGAGGCGATCCGGGCCATCACCCTCGGGGTGTTCGACGCGATCGACGCGCACCCCTGGGTGGGCGCCCGGCTCTCGCGCGAGCCGTGGCAGTACGCGGTACTGCAGATCCTCGAGG carries:
- a CDS encoding non-ribosomal peptide synthetase, which produces MASRSADDTSALPLRIRTVGAYSAPAAARPTRPDQPPLSSAQRALWLLDQLHPAGSLYNVPVAVKLTGDLDVTALTHALSLVVERHEVLRTVFPQRAGGDPYQRVLPAADVPMEVLDLRANTSPARDETAWQAVRALVEEPFDLAAGPLLRTVLVRLTDEESILGISLHHMVCDGPSLHILFEELSAYYEGPGAVLPPLTGQFVDHVLERQASPDGPEGLEWWREQLAGAPTVLALPTDRPRPPVRRGRGATHTLRLPGGLVTAAGALARQERVTPFMVMTAVYSALLGRLSGSRDLLIGTPVAGRDRAELEPLIGFFVNTVPLRVSLDGDPPFTGLLRRVRTSTLGAMSHAGVPFDALVEKLRVDRDPGTTPLVQTVLTFEASPLARPRFGGLGARLLPILPDAAKFDLDVMILQAPDGSGDFDFCVTYDTDLFEPQTVTRLAERFRAMLAAAVADPSLPLHRLPLLTDEETRQAAEVWNPAGAEYLATPGPPVHEWVERQARTRPADPALSLDGHEVSYAELDARAGAMARRLVEADVTPGDVVGILLPRGTELPTAMLGILKCGAAYLPLDLTHPAAHLAGILRSAGAAHVVTSGESAPRLAALGVRTVPVERLTGAGAGAGAGAGAGAGAGAADKVPGERGEPGERCEAAGRGDPAEPHRVHPDALAYVIFTSGSTGEPKGVGVPHSALANHARAIDERFGMRPDDRVLQFANAAFDVAAEELFPTWAAGACAVLCTDPPPAERMSALLDSLGVTVANLPASYWQRWAAAIPAGDDLVPGTLRLLVVGSEPVDPAALAAWTRRTQVPVVNAYGLTETTITALTHDTGWDYDGAPVPVGVPLRGVRAYVLDEDLQQLPPGVPGELFIGGAALARGYLGRPGLTAERFLPDPFVSGARMHRTGDRARRRADGVIEVLGRIDEQLKVRGYRIEPGEVEAAMCTHPDVVQAAVAARTGADGTPRLAGYVVTRAGVVPGDLRAHLTALLPAHLVPGVLVPLAALPLSRSGKVDRSALPEPRQAVPTLPGPSAGGPAETDMERVLSVIWQDVLDIGRVGVRDNFFDLGGTSFTLTTVHARLNERLGRRLPLVTLYEHPTIAALAGHLSDEDRPCGPTPPADPQAESRLRAGRARLNQRRRTAR
- a CDS encoding MbtH family protein, translating into MPSPTTERRFTVVRNDEEQYSIWPADRALPSGWYDQGVTGSKESCLAFIGREWTDLRPRTLREMAGN
- a CDS encoding ArsR/SmtB family transcription factor, translated to MLHLRFDADDLASVRFACSPLQEAVMSLWVWQNPVKYVIHQPMVHLSAHHLTSLDWGLLQALVGPGGFIPDFITPYPTAPRPDIYDELAVVRAMDRGVVIRDLISAANGRRLHPRLESVHRDPLGLLGEIAEALRVYWDRVLAPHWPRLLAILEGDVRYRASKLADEGAQGLFRDIDRGLSWGNGALSLDEPGLEADIAVRGRGLTFTPSLFCNRAVSLVDHLQPPRLFYPARGRGTAWGANPAAGRRAVADLVGRTRAQLLEVLSEPLSTTELARRLGLSQGAVSQHLGILHRAGLLDRARQGHAILYSRSVLGDRLMA
- a CDS encoding thioesterase II family protein, whose protein sequence is MTAPRPRWALCRARDDSAALRMYCFPHSGGSPGEYMRWSDRLPGTEVWGVQLPGRGSRLAESPFTDMPELVDAVVSGLGFTGPYVLFGHSLGALVAFETAHALRERGLPGPRALLLSGSAAPHVLRPFPSLSDLEGEELVAAVEKVYGPVPPEIHQDAELRDMLLDGLRADLRVVGQYTHRGRPALDVPITVFAGSGDDETPAELAAWQACTTAACEVRMFQGDHFYFRESPDAFFTALTASLTAARAESAPRDLPGTDPLAAAPAVP
- a CDS encoding MFS transporter, which gives rise to MKQKQNQSLWRAADFRNLWLSHSVSLVGTHISVLAFPLVALVILGASATEVSMLASVEFLPSLLLGLPAGAWVERLPRKAVLIVSDLARAVAMAAVPVAYALDVLTLGLLFVVAFVIGLGTLFFDVAQQSYLPALVEEEELADGNAKLEGSRSVAQLAGPGVGGFLVQIFAAPVAIAVDSLSYMASAVMVWRIRGNSAPPEPIEQMSLRKEVAVGLRFVFTHPLVRPLALCALAADLAFAAVLALQVPYAAQTLGLGSGVIGLALGIGSAGGLLGAVICGPVADRIGSGRTVVASIVVFSAGAAMLPLATGAIGFTAGLFVVYLGVVVFNVLQVTICQKATPETLLSRMYATLRFVSWGSVPLGAALGGLLISPLGLRGVLWAAAAVCALSVLPALFSPVRTLRDEPGASEDDSDADTAETESIA
- a CDS encoding TetR/AcrR family transcriptional regulator, whose protein sequence is MATRVKRTERRADALSKRRIVEAAIEILDADGESALTFRALAARLATGSGAIYHHVADKDDLLAAATDEVIGRVMTGVPSGAGPESGPESGSGSAPDPREAIRAITLGVFDAIDAHPWVGARLSREPWQYAVLQILEGVGGRLQALGVPEQAQFDSASALVNYILGLAGQYAAGARLLPRGTDRAAFLTTAADRWTRLDPAKYPFVHQVATRLPEHDDRDQFLAGIDLILAGIATLGQTA
- a CDS encoding type I polyketide synthase, with amino-acid sequence MTVTAVDAGPKGPDESPVGDGDTDAGDICGLLAVVGMAGRFPGSADLAGFWRGVARGEESVTRTRVDPDTGDASAYGVVAGGDEFDASFFGYSPREALLLDPQHRVFLECAWEALEHGGYDPARCPGVVGVYGGCGDTGHFSALLANRSMFPGVGEWQLRLGSGADFLTSRVAYKLGLTGPALTVQTACSTSLVAVHIAGQGLLAGECDLALAGGVTLRVPHPVDEDLGDGLLARDGHCRSFDAASSGTVSSDGAGVVLLKRLEDALRDGDQIHALVRGSAVNNDGARKAGFTTPSIDGQAAAVEAALLVAGVGPESIGYVEAHGTGTPVGDPIEVRALAKAFGSGLPTASVVLGSVKSNIGHTDAASGVIGLIKTVLALREELLPGTVHFKDPNPELHLEKTPFDIRAVARPWPRGAHPRRAGVNSLGLGGTNAHVVLEEAPRPPAHRPGRPYQLLPVSARSATALAASAGRLGEALEGDAPLDDTAWTLQTGRAELPHRGFVVASDRGGARRALLSADPGSFLTGHVRDQPARVAFLFPGQGGQHVGMARELYLHEPVFREALDQCAALAGPTLGEDIRSVLYPPDGQEAAAAERLKGMRLSQAVLFSVQYALAQLWEAWGVTPRVVLGHSLGAYAAATVAGVFDLPDAVRLVLERSRILSELPSGSMLAVPLSERDLAALLVEEVSVAAVNGPRQCVVTGTAAGVEEVRRRLTGEGVDAQLLHISAAAHSALVDPALPAFEKYVASVNLRPPAVPWISDRTGRLVTAEEACSPSYWAQHLRHTVRFDEALRTLFAMGEEILLEVGPGRTLGTLARRHPSCAAGRPIAPSLPHAIDTTDSGTAMLTALGRIWQAGAVVDWEAVHSGERRRRVPLPTYPFERQRFRLAVDPYAWEAAYAGPLVTDPAATADRETWAATGTTAGTGTAVGAGIPDAGPPEYARPELGEEYEAPADFTEESLTAAFAQVLGLDRVGRHDNFFDYGGDSLVASQYCALVRASTGAQITVRMVFQAPTVSALAALVNEQLEKAS
- a CDS encoding GNAT family N-acetyltransferase, with protein sequence MIRGNKTGLRARHEEDIPVLQSELYDDVKTQASADSAPWRPISPGSKDSPYAVGQGSDEIAYFSVVELATQELAGEALLWGIDTYNRRAHIGISLLPAFRSRGYGLDVLGTLCEYGFAVRGLHRLQIETSGDNIGMIKVAEKAGFVVEGRLRLSAWEYGTFADQVVLGLLHGEWKTSG